The region TGTTGAGGTTTCTGCTCGTGTATTCGTATGCGGCGGAGTCCCGGTGATCGAGTGTGGCACAGGCATCGGCTTTGATTTTTAACGACGTTGAATGAGTCATTCATTTCATTGCTGGCAGATGCCATTATCTCGGCGTGAATTTCAGAAGCTAATCGATGTTTATACAGTCTTTATCTATCGATTTCTGAACAGGCAGCAAAGCAGCCTGTACACTGAGCCGCGAAGTGGAAGTATCATATCGAACTCGCAACCGACGCCGTCATCGACGGTTGCTATTTCCAGACGGGTTGAGCTGGTTTCCGCGTGTGCGATATAAAAACGTGTTTTGTTTGCCTCAACTGTATTTTGTTGTTCATGTTGGTCATCACTTTTTCCAGCTGAGCTCAGAGGGCGGAATAATTGAATTCTGGAGGGTTTACGTGGAAAAACctcgatttgattatgagacacgccgtagtggaagacactccagattaattttgccGTCTGGGAATCCATTGACAGGCGGGACACCAAGCGGCCAACACACACCAGAAGTCGCGGCCGCCATTTTGCGTTTGCCATTTTGACTTTGACGGACGCCCACATGGGCTCTTTTCTCGAGTATGTGAGAGCTCAACAGGGCAAACTAACAAAAACAGTAAAATAGCAGTCGCTGACTGTTGACTTTTACGCACTGTTCCAATGTATGTGCTTTGAAAAAACAAGACAGTGTGTTTCTTTAGCATAAGAAAGCGTCAACAGTACTGCCGGACTTCTTCCTGCAGTGGTGCAAAAGTCACGATTTGGTTCCGTAGCCTTTGTTTACGCGgcaaaagtagagagagagatgcaaatgagagaaaggcagggaaccagacttaaaacctcctgtttgctaccctgctctaggggaagaaaaaggggaaggaaagacggaaagaagagcgtgacaaaaatgaaagcgtgagaaaaaaaatagaaaaagggatgaaatgggtcattatagtctttctaataggccactgtcacgtagaaaagtcaacaaagccttgagcGACTTTtcctgcgacgacagttcacgtcggcattccaaaactgactgttctgaaagtggcctgtcgtcaaggcgggCCAAcgtggtcgctagtgacagccggtgcgcgctgtattgaggacagtggcagagcacgtgttcgatggtctcctcgccgccgcagtgtctgcaagccgcgctgtcgtccataccgacccggaaggcgaaggatcctgtgtaggcgacaccaagccacagtcggcaaactactgctgtttctagtcgagagagtccagatgggggtcgaagtcgaagggatgggtccagttggtgtagacgtgtatgctttaatcttggtgtgttccataaagttttgatggcttcatttgcaagcacacgaattttcgttgcagcgtttttcttgagaatggaatgcaGCCCTCCTCCTGAGAATGAATGaaagccctcctcatgtgcagaacgtgctgctgcgtcggcaagttcattgcccattatgccacagtggcttagaatccactgcaacgtgatgtcgtgtccttgctcgatgAGGTGGCGAAGCAGCAgcctgatttctagaactagttgttcgtggagtcctcggcgtaaggcagaaaccaaacaatgaagtgcagccttggagtcagtgaacacgctccatttcttcggtagttcttcagaaattacacgaagtgcacaacgaatagcagcaagctccgcggcagtcgatgtagtctggtgagagagTCGAATCGTTatggtggaaggttttgcaggaaagatcaccgatcctgcagacccattcaccgtggttgaagcgtcagtatacagatgatgatgatcgttgtacgtctcgtacagcaagagcagggaatgctgcttgagtgctggagacgagagttgggcttttgttcgtatGCCTGGTACTATAAGTCGAAcctttgcttgagccaagcaccatggtggaaacggaactttcgctggagctgtataacctggtggaaggtatgcacgacagGGCAGGACAGTttcacaaaaggaagcacgtggtcgatcctctggcagtgaggctagatgatgcgcaggggctcgagcaaggtgccTTGCGTGTGCTCTGAGTGCAAAAGTAGTTGCCCACGAAGCTAAGGCTgctaatattatttttttttcttatcgtggAGAGCGGTGCTTACTGAATGCAAGAAACATATGTAAAGAAGGCGTATATTGTTGACTAAACAAACAGGTACTTTTTCGATTTAAGGTTTCTATGTCGAATGGTGAGAATGACTTATACAGACTCGCTGTAAGccggcgtggttgcttagtggctatggtaatGCGCTgtaaagcacgaggtcgcgggaacgaatcccgaaCATGGCGTGCGCATTTATATGGATGCGAAATGCGACAAAACCCGTACAGTTAGGCTTAGGTCCACGCTAAAGACCACCAGGAGGTGAAAATTATTCAGGACATAATCAGTCCTTtacataatcagatcgtggtactGCCGTGTGAAACGCcgtaattaagaaaaaaaacatgctgaAGATTCTCTAATCAAAGGCACCAAATTCTAAAAATAAAATTCAACGTTTGAAATGCCATTCAATTTTTcgtccataacaccctagaagaaatagccgaggcgcagctcaccgCGCAATTCGAGCaactctctaccaccaagacgggccgcagtatactaacgtccctgggttacaacccccatgctcccagccggcaaccatGCGTgatcacagatgaggcgcgggcccacatttacgcgaaccccatcccgaagaacacgcacccagagtacaaccaagaacggcggcaggcgcgggccaaggctctcaccgaacaacacgcccaagacccgcaccCCCGGTACGTGGATGCAgtggaatacaagcgggaaggcttcgcggcagtggtcgttgcggcggctaccggcaccaagacaacggcagcgagcgtgcggtgcaggaacgccacagacgctgaggaggttgccatcgccctggcgatcaccgaggccgagtgtcgcaccgtgctcagcgactcgaggaatgccgtgcgcaactttgtcaaggggcgaatatgcgcgccggcggccgccatcatcggcaagctccaacttcaagaccgcggcagcaccgtccgtatcaagtggttcccggcgcacgccggcgagtgtgcatcctcaccgaaccacaccgagacggcccattcggcggcgcaagcgcttactttccgtgcccccgagagtgaccgttccgtgtggtggttcgaaaccaaggacagattgacgagttatgccgaagtaaccaagtgttaccgcttagctcgacggaccatgccgcctccccacccggcactcagtcgggacgAGGCCGTATGGCTaaggcaaatacagaccgcgccactcctcgcccccgcaatgctgcacgtgcttcacccagggCTCTATCCGAGTGAGccgtgcggtgtttgtgcagcgggtccggcggaccaatggcacatcatgtgggactgtgccaggtacccgacggcagctacctccaggacttacccgcccgaacttcaatctgcactgcagtctgcagacaaagACTCACAattatgggccatccagcaggcccggggtgcgctcgaaaagcacaagcctcatgacccactacaaacgggcccaactggggtagtgcagagtagggtataaggccgggtcgacgcttggccagcatCACGACCCATTAAACCGTCGTTTGCAGGCACATTATTAACGTTATCCCAATCATATCCTATCCTATGTCAACAAGGGGTCTCATTTGGTACACTCACTGGGTCCTACGGAGCCCCAAGTCGATTTACAGCGATTCAGAGCCCTCTCGTGATTGCAGCCGTAGAAATACTGCCCTAGCAAACGTGCTAGCTGGTGCCACAAACGTCAGAGTAGGCCCGTGATTGAGGTTTCCTATGATCTCGGTCGCGCTGTCAGGTTGAAGGCATACAGCACCACCTCCTAACGCTCCCTGCTGGGTCGCGGAGCTCTGAATAGGCCAGGCGAATGTGTTCAGCGCGCCTGGTTTCGACCAGCCGAATGCAAACTGCATCCCGAGAGCGCCCCAAAGTGACCACTCCCCCGGTAAATTCAATGTAGATATATCACGTGACGCACTGTACTATCGGCGCCTATCAAATCACCTTGACGGCAGTACAGCTATTAACACTGATGGCGAATGAAGACAGAGCACTTGCCAACACTCGGCAGGGGCAGGGACTTGCGTACCGGAGCCAGAAGCACGGTAGGATGCTGGAGTGGCCACCTGCTGCTCCTGCTGAACCCAGAGTGCAGCCCGAAATGGCGTCATGGTGGCACTTGCGCTGGAAGACGTGGCCAGGAGACCTGCTGCAGTCCTTGTGGCGCCCGGGCAGCCGGAGCGAAAGCTGGTTGGTCGAAGCCCGCTGCGTAGCCCCGCCACCATAAAGTCGACTTCTATATATGGCCAGTTCTATGTATGGCCAGTTCCATATATGGACAGACATAAGCAAACAGCCAATTATATAAAATTATTTTATCGTTCATATAAATTATTGAGTTTGCTACCAGGGGCGTAATAACGCAAAGATATTCCAAActcttctattccaattctgaaatcGGCCTTCCGCGAttgctcaaaaacttttttggaccaacccccttcacctgtctgtcacgcgacatcactaaaaccgcgatagctccccatctgatatgacgtgtacacaccgattatgcatgatttgaccaaacaaaagaaaaattgtaatTTCCTATTTGACGgcttttcgccattagcactcggctattggtcaaaagttttcgggttgcATCCTCTTTACCTGCCTGTCTCGCGgcatcacaaaaccgcaaaaactcaccgtgtcaaagtgacatgtacacGTTAATGGTGCATTAAAATGCCAAactaaactgaatttttttttctgaatagccgcaggctgccccgttctcaaaaaaataaaatatggaTGCCACCGATCCTACAGGCACTGGCTTCTCGCACCTGctggaaagcatgggtttattcgcGTATAATAATCTTCTTGCATGGCCATGTAACCTTtttgagccctttcggcacgtttacgatctcgctgttccagctcttctttgctgaggattcgttttcgcggcattcttaaccttccgtagCACGACGCCGacattttcgaccagccaccgcaagcaaagtaagggaaagtggaccaatcgcagacgccgagaCCACCGTCTTCATCTGGTTATTTTTTCAGTGtggtggctcggccccatcgcaacgctgtccacttgagcgtgctccacGCCCCCTTGCAGCCAATTACAAGTAAACACTTctgcgtaggcaatgttattcattttgaaagcaaagaaaagtcaCCTCCTAGTAACTAGGAGagtgattgggctgttcaggcaacgctgcaggtcaccgcGTGATGCTTGCCTCGGCGGTTAAGCAAACTTGGCGTCAGAAGGTTGGAATAAAAacttattggaatagttttacggtatagggccccaggtcatttttttttttttggcgtggcTTGGGCGGGAGTTACGTGTAGGAAGTACAATGCAATGATGAGTCGCAATACTCTGGCAGTGATTTTACCACCGGGTGTTATTTACCGTGCTCCGAATGCATCTTCCACGAGCGTGTTTGATGCCGCCCCCGATAGGAATTTCCCCCCACCCCCTATCTCCCGCCTATGAGCTAAAACATGACCTCGAGCTCCCATGAGTGCTGATTACCGCGTGAAATATTAGTTTCTACTATTATTCAGTCTTTATTAAAAACGTAGAAGCACGGTCACTGCTTGGACAAAACCTCTGTACAAAAAGATGGATACAAGGCTGCACACATAGGCAATTCTCTGATTATACGTTTCTTCTTCTTTAATATCTGTAAAACGGGATAAATGGCTGTCATAGACGCGTACTTAGAATTACCTAGGCTGAGACTAAATTTAGGATTAAAATGAATAAACAAAATACATCAGAAACCGTTTCATTCTTACTGATGAATATTGTGAGGAGGTTTTCAATCCAAACTGTTAAAGGACAGAAAGTCAGCATGGCGCATCTAAAACTCAATATGAAGCTATCGTGTGACGCACCATGCTATCTCTGCCAATCAACTCAACTTGACGGCAGGGCAGCTACATACACCTGTGGCCAATGAATAAGCATCACTTGCCATGACTCTGCAGGAGCGCAGCCTTTCGTGCCGGAACCAGAAGCACGGTAGCACATTGGAGTTGCCAGGTAGTGCTGCATGCGGGTCCCAGAGTGCAGCGCGACGTGGCGTCATGGTGGCACTTGCGCTGGAAGACGTGGCGAGGAGGCCTGCTGCAGACCTTGTGGCGCCCACGCAGCCGGAGGGAAACTCGGTCGGTCGACGCCCGCTGCGCGCCGTCTCCACGACGTCGGATGCACAACGACGCTGGTCGGCGGACGTCATCACCGCGCCGTTGACGTCTTGCGCGGGGGTGCCTTCGCATCCGGGAACGCGTGAAGGGCTGCAAAGCGGCTGAAGGGGCCGTGGTCTCCGAGATGCTCGCTCGGTTGGCTGGTTGCTCTCGTGCAGCGTCTCGTGCAGCATCGAACGCAGATGGGCACTTCGTCTTTTACTCGCGCGTGGTCCTCGCAAGCACGCGATGTGCATCGCTTTGGATATTTTTATGAATATTGAGCAGGGAATGCGTTTATCGCCACCAACATCCTCACAGAGGTACGGTAGTTCTATGCACACTGTGGGGATacagatcttcatcttccatgtattgttgtagcctccttgtcacgattcgctcgtacaacttgccaaggcacgaagtgagtgatatcggccgtaggttttctattagtagctttttccctggcttggggatcataactacttccgcatgtttccattcctctggcagtgtccccgcttcccaatgtgtattgaggaagttcgtcagctgtgTGACCGCCTCATCACTTAGGTTGCGGATTAATGCGTTCCTAATCTTGCCGGcacctgctgctgtgttccgggtcgatgccttaactgctgcgaaaacttcctcCCTGGTGGTGGGTCTGTCTAGGTCggggttttcttcgcctcggtatcTCTCCGTGTACGCTTCGGGGTTTATCTTGTCCGTAGCACTTTACACGGACTTTTTCCAGTAGCTCTCcttctgtcccttcaaattgGTGTACTAGTCTTTGGATGGCCTTTTTACTTTCTGACTTTGGATTCGCACCAAATTATGAACCCAAGAcgtcctactacaaattaaagagggggttcaaagcaacatcccctacaacggagaaaacatattaatggcactcgatgtcaaaggcgcattcgacaacgtcagccacgcggccatcctcaagggactggacGATCTCAATAGCGGACGAAGAATCCACGGCTAAGTGATagcgttcctatcaaacagaacagccacggtgggTTTAGGAGACCTGCGGACAAACAAGTTCCACAcgcccaacaaaggaaccccgcagggatccgtgatgTCACCGATTCTTTTCAACATTGCAAGATTgggatagcccggaagctggaagagatcgacggcatacatcacgccatttatgcctatgatatcaccatctggactaaccaaggctcgctcagccaaaaagaagaacgactgcaagccgcagcaacatgcgtggaagaatgtgtttgggaaagaggcctcgcctgctcaACGGAGAAGTCAGAGCTCCTGCGAGTCAGAAGAGGGAAACGCTCGGAAGAGCAAATCAGCGTCACCCTAGAAGGACAAaaaataccagaaaaagaagccgtcaggattctgggaatgtgggtgcagagcaatcaacgctgcacacacGCCATAAACCTACTCAAGCGCGACGGCACAGGTGtcacgtatgatcacccgcgtctcgcaaaaaagaattggcatgaaggaggaagatacagtcaagttggataagagcctcataatcagtcggattacgtacgccctcccatattaTAACACAAACAAAAGCGAACGGGaccaggccgacgccatcatatATAAGGAAAGCgttcaaaacagcgcttcacctgccgaccaacacctcgacagagaagctgctggccctcggactccacaacacgtccgaggagctcaaagaagcacaattagggtggcagctactcagactccagcagactaccacgggcagagagctcctaaaaaaactggggcataaagaaattgaaagggaagaccaaagaacggcaaacctacccgatgagtatcgcagtaccatcaaggtagggtccctgccaagaaacatggacccgcaTTTACACATAGCCAGGCGGAACGCTGGGGCAAAGTACgtagaaaaatacctagcaaccaaggcgaacacggtatacacggacgccgcggtatatcctcgagaacgaagggaaaaagaagaaagagtcGTCGCGGCACTAATAGgctcggactatagggaaatcacttgcgcgtcggcacgggattgtacggtaaccgagggagaggaaatggctgttgctctagaagctgtggagggctaccgcacaaatagatcccttataatttTAACAGACTCcgaggaagcatgccgaaactacattaacggcAGAATTGGTCTAAAAGCACTCCAAATCTTCCTCCACGCTGGCCAATAGAATAAACGCATTAGACACACCATTTTTTGGTTACCGGGGCACAcggagattgagggcaaccaaagggtagataggatcgctcgcgagcatacaaaccgagcggacctaaacagaTATCCTAAGgacttcatgacagtgatcccaacgtactctgacatactaaattaccatagagggacgaggatcagatatcccccgcctcacaatacactcactcaagaACAGGCACTTTACTGgagaaagctgcagacaggaactttcccaaatttacataagCTATACAAAATGTTCTCAGGTCAATACAAgtacacatgcccgtggtgtggcgcaatacccacaatttatcacatcacatgggagtgcaatacgaataaggcattccacgaaatagaaaatccgagtgcggagcagtggcagagcgtgctctccagcggcgactcTAGCCTCCAatggaagctggtggatcatgcccgacgagcagccacgctcagtggtgccctggaataggggcgccaaccatgcaggccggagatcggcatcaaccaatagaagatgaagacttccggcccgaccgctgaattactcttgttgttggtgttgttgtcCTGAgcggccgtggcacatacccacagtgggggattggccaagaatcgggtggtttaattaggtgcctaaaataataatgataacaagggagttaacaatttgggcgtgtgagtttaaaagttaacgttttgtgtttggagaaaaaaggaaataatcagatgaaaaccgggtataagataataataatcataacaataataataataaaagataaataaaagaaagctatggttggaagggagaacgatcaatctaacatggaaatcgattagtttcaataaggtaattttggatcgccaagcaaacatttctgttgctgaacccaacaatggaggctccaaaagataggatcacaggcactgataaagttagaccaatagagcgaagcgggatttcgagtagtcgttttcacattgtgaagcatctgtagcaattacaacgtttgtttgaaggtttttcaggtgatcttgtaatataccgtctagaatacggcgtggaagtaattttgcatcattaggaaagatgtcatcgaattgaatacccgtggcaacagctctgtcgggaataggaagtacatcgcatacgcgcacgcccaaagagtcaagtaatttttgcacgaatttaatttgcggagtatgtagtcgcggccagatgacgccgaaaaacaacgcaggttgtgaaataatgattgtttgggaatgacgcagtggtgattcgtaaatccttaagaacgtctgcaccgtcaaaagccggaacctgcacgaaagtggcggaacacgggattctagataaagaatagaatttgcaacaaatttaggaagacctaagcacagacgtaatgcttctctttctaagaggattagaggacgggacatgtaggctggagctccagagaagagcacgcaaccaaattctaatacagggcgaacgcacatacgatatatcattaggagtgtatctcttctcaaccctattcgacgactgctcagcctacgcaatatgccaattgcacgggtacctttcccagtcaaatgatctatgtgtgagcgccagttgagagaggcgttataaataattccgaggtatttaacagattccacctgtggtatgtcttgaaggtggtaagacaatgaaatgtgcactatgtcacgtatcggaaatacgagaacagcacatttgctggcattgagggtcaagtgactagcatctaaccacctctccagatcataaaggtaattttgcagtcgttggtatagcgtgtggatgtcgtttgcagatgcaaaaaacgcaatatcgtctgcataaacataagtagttatttcttgacgacaaggtagtgtgctcatgagaatattaaaaagtaccggggaaagaactgagccttgcggtacgcctctcctTTGTTTGTacttagaagaagaaacgccgctttcgtagcaacagaattctctttcacctaagaatgaccgattccacgctactatatacccaggaacaccacaggaagttaaccgattgatcaatatagtgtgctccacagtgtcgtatgctttagcgatatcgagcgtcactaaggcagcgtattgcttatgacgtcgagcgagttgtattcggctttctaagtcgacgtgggcatgccagatggagctgtccgccctgaaaccaatctgacagggactaagaatggaattatcattaataaatttcatgatgtgacggtgaagaagcctctcaatgaattttactacgtttgatgtaagcgcaatgggcctaatgttctccaatacataccttctttcttgtttcttaagcatcaatattaccttggAAAGCTcccagtgcaacggaatccatgcatatttaattgaataattcaccaggtctaaaagaacgttaggcgattcatgtaacaatatttttaacatagcatttgtgacgccatcagggccaggggctgaattcggtaaacatattgcagtctcatttagttcagctaaggaaattggagtaaagtcatcccaaggacctaatgtagaatgaatagccggaagcctgggCGTAAATCTATTTTtaagccttcggcaatcccttctagggaggcgctcagttcctgcggggtcaaaacaattgaatctaatgttaagggtgttggtagcaccttcctagcacgaaggaatgaaaataaagcacgcttattttttaattagatagataatcgtaatgtctaatatcgtattcctctttggctcgaataacagtacgcttaaatacaccagcatgaaactgataatttttccaattggtcgggcACTGACTATGTagaagcattttccaagcggcctttctttttctgtagtcccgcgtacactcattattccaccaacgacaagcggggcctttagccgaagggatgacaaatccagcttgcttccgggaatcctctagaattgagcaaatggtagaagcgatttccttatcattggcattggcaagtttcgaaacggcagaatGCAAGAcagtcttaaatttcgtatggtccataaatgtgcatgcctggtaatctaaagatgtcatttgacaattgatttcaatggacacaggaagatgatcactgttggttgctgattcaaccgctagccacgacaaaaccttgatgccagcgctacaaaatgtcaaatctaacactgaatgGA is a window of Dermacentor albipictus isolate Rhodes 1998 colony unplaced genomic scaffold, USDA_Dalb.pri_finalv2 scaffold_14, whole genome shotgun sequence DNA encoding:
- the LOC135913463 gene encoding uncharacterized protein isoform X2, with translation MLHETLHESNQPTERASRRPRPLQPLCSPSRVPGCEGTPAQDVNGAVMTSADQRRCASDVVETARSGRRPTEFPSGCVGATRSAAGLLATSSSASATMTPRRAALWDPHAALPGNSNVLPCFWFRHERLRSCRVMRASTNQLSLRLPGRHKDCSRSPGHVFQRKCHHDAISGCTLGSAGAAGGHSSILPCFWLRYASPCPCRVLCPDLPACWPSATLRWLPNAGESHAAAAPRAARSSPGASLDAAVSPPAVQCCQTRSRGLLFL
- the LOC135913463 gene encoding uncharacterized protein isoform X1 yields the protein MLHETLHESNQPTERASRRPRPLQPLCSPSRVPGCEGTPAQDVNGAVMTSADQRRCASDVVETARSGRRPTEFPSGCVGATRSAAGLLATSSSASATMTPRRAALWDPHAALPGNSNVLPCFWFRHERLRSCRVMRASTNQLSLRLPGRHKDCSRSPGHVFQRKCHHDAISGCTLGSAGAAGGHSSILPCFWLRVPTCRRAGLRRRCGGCPMPENRTQQQHHEQRAVRRVHRLMRLFHLQRSSVAKRGHVAYSFSRKSTRARPGRLC